A stretch of Bombus huntii isolate Logan2020A chromosome 7, iyBomHunt1.1, whole genome shotgun sequence DNA encodes these proteins:
- the LOC126867241 gene encoding myosin-9-like isoform X4 produces the protein MKEGVVWTLESTPDDVPPPGAYDPKLDSKVKGFVIEKSERFHDNKSVASAECNVSVCTKNASNVAITFRTPQPPRKHNRDQTRSSSKVKSRGLITANDQKLKYDSEHQLADLQVECSNKDRTIQELEKHIEDMKEEVQKLELQLNELHKKQTEVEEQHRKDIEIMAKLQQEILNGYDEKHQTEVKRLRSQLLEVSEEKEREIEARKAMEGDLRNRIADFSKRIAALEYELADKKHTNVKRVQSLEIQIEELTIKLEEITVSHKYEVGLLEQEKAKLNSCVINLMEERDKLELKLQKRQNVVLELQGQLSALQCELDELKGEYEKVVENFSKKVGDLRYKYEEETNKLKLDFGKEKMILINENEFEMSRRIEIEAKVKDLDEENNFLRKELENIQNLSKDVNNRLREAHQELEDSHRKHTLILKKHQEELGDIIKLHDEEKYKLKKQLEDARLNYIKEIENLTVARDKEVSEVKEAAGKMIEEETKRIKQHADKLVTNAEAVTRETLAACRTECEERVKRVIADSDAKVSGSHINAMIREAKITVEEEMRLTAERYKACLARVEMERTALDEKLAIKDAEINRLSATLEELKNSAETQESFGQSLQIELDRAETELAEKKDELRALKDQIRAEAAEMVARRKRFEVIMAENQASVAALTKRLAQSNAEVERLQHELKRGEDCINEHRDLLSIMRNNSQIVHEQVHVLMDQLDAKKGLVDQLEAESLSELESLKSVFEAKIDDLKKIATRQVAKLQAENDVKTAQNIEMKNQLQEMANHLAEAQSMLLKLEERNDAQELEISRADMLNNKFNEQLKERETAIEDLNKLLEHQSEIQKVTLNEASLKIGELSDKIKCLEEKDSQISKHNELLEEEQNKWRSLEKTIIEKLEEEKSRREAAEDEVKKLSKYNEQLLKDYQEIHEKYAEVVGHHNHRQRIKHVSQLKDKINQLEQDLYAKTRTIEQQHKMIEKLRAEEKRAHSKGKENMLGISQNTFATPIPSPHKPLTPLRNRND, from the exons ATGATGTACCTCCACCAGGGGCGTATGATCCAAAATTAGATAGTAAAGTAAAAGGTTTTGTTATTGAAAAGTCAGAGAGATTTCATGACAACAAAAGCGTTGCCAGTGCAGAGTGCAATGTATCAGTGTGCACTAAAAATGCAAGCAATGTGGCAATTACTTTTAGAACG cCACAACCACCACGAAAACACAATCGAGACCAAACAAGATCAAGTTCAAAAGTGAAGTCACGTGGGCTTATTACtgctaacgaccaaaaattgaaGTACGATTCCGAGCATCAACTTGCTGATCTTCAAGTAGAATGTTCCAACAAAGACAGGACGATACAAGAGCTTGAGAAGCACATTGAGGACATGAAGGAGGAAGTACAGAAATTAGAATTGCAACTCAACGagttacataaaaaacaaacagAAGTAGAGGAGCAACACCGAAAGGACATAGAAATAATG GCTAAATTGCaacaagaaattttaaatggtTACGATGAAAAGCATCAAACCGAAGTGAAGCGCCTTCGTTCTCAGCTTTTGGAAGTTTCAGAGGagaaagaacgcgaaattgAAGCAAGAAAAGCTATGGAAGGTGATCTTAGAAATCGTATCGCGGATTTCTCGAAAAGAATAGCAGCGTTAGAATATGAATTGGCAGATAAAAAACACACAAACGTGAAAAGA GTTCAATCTCTTGaaatacaaattgaagaactaacaataaaattagaagagaTAACAGTAAGTCACAAATATGAAGTTGGCTTGCTGGAACAAGAAAAGGCCAAACTTAATTCATgtgttattaatttaatggAGGAACGTGATAAGTTGGAGCTAAAGTTGCAAAAGCGACAAAATGTAGTTCTTGAACTACAAGGACAACTATCTGCCCTTCAATGTGAATTAGACGAACTAAAGGGTGAATATGAAAAAGTTGTTgaaaatttttcgaaaaaagTGGGTGATCTTAgatataaatatgaagaagaaactaataaattgaaactcgattttggaaaagaaaaaatgatcCTTATCAATGAAAACGAATTTGAAATGTCGCGTAGGATAGAAATTGAAGCTAAAGTAAAAGATCTtgacgaagaaaataattttttgagAAAAGAACTGGAAAACATTCAAAATCTTTCCAaagat GTTAATAATCGTTTACGTGAGGCGCATCAAGAATTAGAAGATTCACATAGAAAACACACTCTTATTTTGAAAAAACATCAGGAAGAATTAGgtgatataataaaacttcatgatgaagaaaaatataaactgaAAAAGCAATTGGAGGATGCAAGATTgaattatataaaagaaatagaaaat CTAACGGTAGCAAGAGACAAAGAAGTATCAGAAGTAAAAGAAGCTGCGGGCAAAATGatcgaagaagaaacgaaacgaattaaACAACATGCAGATAAATTAGTAACAAATGCAGAAGCTGTTACGAGAGAAACATTGGCAGCTTGCCGTACCGAATGTGAGGAAAGAGTAAAAAGAGTGATTGCTGATAGTGACGCGAAAGTAAGCGGGTCACAC ATAAATGCTATGATCAGAGAGGCAAAGATTACTGTGGAGGAAGAAATGCGACTTACCGCGGAAAGGTATAAAGCGTGTTTAGCGCGAGTAGAAATGGAACGAACGGCATTAGACGAAAAACTGGCGATTAAAGATGCTGAAATTAATAGACTTTCCGCGACTCTGGAAGAATTAAAGAACTCTGCAGAAACTCAG GAAAGTTTTGGCCAAAGCTTACAAATAGAATTAGATCGAGCAGAAACTGAACTAGCAGAAAAGAAAGATGAATTAAGAGCTCTAAAAGATCAAATCCGAGCAGAGGCAGCGGAAATGGTAGCTAGACGAAAGAG attCGAAGTTATAATGGCTGAAAATCAAGCATCAGTTGCTGCTTTAACTAAACGTTTGGCTCAAAGTAATGCTGAAGTGGAAAGATTACAGCATGAATTAAAACGTGGTGAAGATTGCATAAACGAACATCGTGATTTACTGAGTATTATGCGCAACAACTCTCAAATAGTACATGAACAGGTGCATGTTTTGATGGATCAATTAGACGCCAAAAAGGGATTGGTCGATCAACTCGAAGCTGAAAGTTTAAGCGAATTGGAATCATTAAAATCTGTATTCGAAGCTAAAATCGATGACTTAAAGAAAATAGCAACCAGACAAGTTGCGAAATTACAAGCTGAGAATGATGTGAAGACCGCACAAAATATTGAG ATGAAAAATCAGCTTCAAGAAATGGCTAACCATCTTGCTGAAGCACAAAGTATGCTGCTTAAAttggaagaaagaaacgatgCTCAAGAACTCGAAATTTCTCGAGCGGATATGCTAAACAACAAATTTAACGAACAgttgaaagaacgtgaaacagcaatagaagacttaaataaattgttaGAGCATCAATCAGAAATTCAAAAAGTTACCTTAAATGAA GCAAGTCTGAAAATAGGAGAACTttctgataaaattaaatgtctTGAAGAAAAGGATAGCCAGATATCG AAACATAATGAATTACTCGAAGAAGAACAGAACAAATGGAGAAGTTTAGAAAAAACGATTATAGAAAagcttgaagaagaaaaatctcGCCGAGAAGCAGCTGAAGA TGAAGTGAAAAAGCTTTCCAAATATAACGAGCAACTTCTAAAAGATTATCAAGAAATCCATGAAAAATACGCTGAAGTTGTTGGTCATCATAATCACAGGCAAAGAATTAAACATGTATCTCAACTGAAAGATAAAATCAATCAACTCGAACAG GATTTATATGCGAAGACGAGGACAATAGAACAGCAGCACAAGATGATAGAAAAATTGAGAGCAGAAGAAAAACGTGCGCATAGTAAAGGAAAAGAGAACATGTTAGGAATTTCACAGAACACTTTTGCGACACCTATTCCTTCCCCACATAAACCACTGACGCCACTAAGGAATCGGAATGATTAG
- the LOC126867241 gene encoding hyaluronan mediated motility receptor-like isoform X2, with protein sequence MSFSKARIQRFNEFENDVPPPGAYDPKLDSKVKGFVIEKSERFHDNKSVASAECNVSVCTKNASNVAITFRTPQPPRKHNRDQTRSSSKVKSRGLITANDQKLKYDSEHQLADLQVECSNKDRTIQELEKHIEDMKEEVQKLELQLNELHKKQTEVEEQHRKDIEIMAKLQQEILNGYDEKHQTEVKRLRSQLLEVSEEKEREIEARKAMEGDLRNRIADFSKRIAALEYELADKKHTNVKRVQSLEIQIEELTIKLEEITVSHKYEVGLLEQEKAKLNSCVINLMEERDKLELKLQKRQNVVLELQGQLSALQCELDELKGEYEKVVENFSKKVGDLRYKYEEETNKLKLDFGKEKMILINENEFEMSRRIEIEAKVKDLDEENNFLRKELENIQNLSKDVNNRLREAHQELEDSHRKHTLILKKHQEELGDIIKLHDEEKYKLKKQLEDARLNYIKEIENLTVARDKEVSEVKEAAGKMIEEETKRIKQHADKLVTNAEAVTRETLAACRTECEERVKRVIADSDAKVSGSHINAMIREAKITVEEEMRLTAERYKACLARVEMERTALDEKLAIKDAEINRLSATLEELKNSAETQESFGQSLQIELDRAETELAEKKDELRALKDQIRAEAAEMVARRKRFEVIMAENQASVAALTKRLAQSNAEVERLQHELKRGEDCINEHRDLLSIMRNNSQIVHEQVHVLMDQLDAKKGLVDQLEAESLSELESLKSVFEAKIDDLKKIATRQVAKLQAENDVKTAQNIEMKNQLQEMANHLAEAQSMLLKLEERNDAQELEISRADMLNNKFNEQLKERETAIEDLNKLLEHQSEIQKVTLNEASLKIGELSDKIKCLEEKDSQISKHNELLEEEQNKWRSLEKTIIEKLEEEKSRREAAEDEVKKLSKYNEQLLKDYQEIHEKYAEVVGHHNHRQRIKHVSQLKDKINQLEQDLYAKTRTIEQQHKMIEKLRAEEKRAHSKGKENMLGISQNTFATPIPSPHKPLTPLRNRND encoded by the exons ATGATGTACCTCCACCAGGGGCGTATGATCCAAAATTAGATAGTAAAGTAAAAGGTTTTGTTATTGAAAAGTCAGAGAGATTTCATGACAACAAAAGCGTTGCCAGTGCAGAGTGCAATGTATCAGTGTGCACTAAAAATGCAAGCAATGTGGCAATTACTTTTAGAACG cCACAACCACCACGAAAACACAATCGAGACCAAACAAGATCAAGTTCAAAAGTGAAGTCACGTGGGCTTATTACtgctaacgaccaaaaattgaaGTACGATTCCGAGCATCAACTTGCTGATCTTCAAGTAGAATGTTCCAACAAAGACAGGACGATACAAGAGCTTGAGAAGCACATTGAGGACATGAAGGAGGAAGTACAGAAATTAGAATTGCAACTCAACGagttacataaaaaacaaacagAAGTAGAGGAGCAACACCGAAAGGACATAGAAATAATG GCTAAATTGCaacaagaaattttaaatggtTACGATGAAAAGCATCAAACCGAAGTGAAGCGCCTTCGTTCTCAGCTTTTGGAAGTTTCAGAGGagaaagaacgcgaaattgAAGCAAGAAAAGCTATGGAAGGTGATCTTAGAAATCGTATCGCGGATTTCTCGAAAAGAATAGCAGCGTTAGAATATGAATTGGCAGATAAAAAACACACAAACGTGAAAAGA GTTCAATCTCTTGaaatacaaattgaagaactaacaataaaattagaagagaTAACAGTAAGTCACAAATATGAAGTTGGCTTGCTGGAACAAGAAAAGGCCAAACTTAATTCATgtgttattaatttaatggAGGAACGTGATAAGTTGGAGCTAAAGTTGCAAAAGCGACAAAATGTAGTTCTTGAACTACAAGGACAACTATCTGCCCTTCAATGTGAATTAGACGAACTAAAGGGTGAATATGAAAAAGTTGTTgaaaatttttcgaaaaaagTGGGTGATCTTAgatataaatatgaagaagaaactaataaattgaaactcgattttggaaaagaaaaaatgatcCTTATCAATGAAAACGAATTTGAAATGTCGCGTAGGATAGAAATTGAAGCTAAAGTAAAAGATCTtgacgaagaaaataattttttgagAAAAGAACTGGAAAACATTCAAAATCTTTCCAaagat GTTAATAATCGTTTACGTGAGGCGCATCAAGAATTAGAAGATTCACATAGAAAACACACTCTTATTTTGAAAAAACATCAGGAAGAATTAGgtgatataataaaacttcatgatgaagaaaaatataaactgaAAAAGCAATTGGAGGATGCAAGATTgaattatataaaagaaatagaaaat CTAACGGTAGCAAGAGACAAAGAAGTATCAGAAGTAAAAGAAGCTGCGGGCAAAATGatcgaagaagaaacgaaacgaattaaACAACATGCAGATAAATTAGTAACAAATGCAGAAGCTGTTACGAGAGAAACATTGGCAGCTTGCCGTACCGAATGTGAGGAAAGAGTAAAAAGAGTGATTGCTGATAGTGACGCGAAAGTAAGCGGGTCACAC ATAAATGCTATGATCAGAGAGGCAAAGATTACTGTGGAGGAAGAAATGCGACTTACCGCGGAAAGGTATAAAGCGTGTTTAGCGCGAGTAGAAATGGAACGAACGGCATTAGACGAAAAACTGGCGATTAAAGATGCTGAAATTAATAGACTTTCCGCGACTCTGGAAGAATTAAAGAACTCTGCAGAAACTCAG GAAAGTTTTGGCCAAAGCTTACAAATAGAATTAGATCGAGCAGAAACTGAACTAGCAGAAAAGAAAGATGAATTAAGAGCTCTAAAAGATCAAATCCGAGCAGAGGCAGCGGAAATGGTAGCTAGACGAAAGAG attCGAAGTTATAATGGCTGAAAATCAAGCATCAGTTGCTGCTTTAACTAAACGTTTGGCTCAAAGTAATGCTGAAGTGGAAAGATTACAGCATGAATTAAAACGTGGTGAAGATTGCATAAACGAACATCGTGATTTACTGAGTATTATGCGCAACAACTCTCAAATAGTACATGAACAGGTGCATGTTTTGATGGATCAATTAGACGCCAAAAAGGGATTGGTCGATCAACTCGAAGCTGAAAGTTTAAGCGAATTGGAATCATTAAAATCTGTATTCGAAGCTAAAATCGATGACTTAAAGAAAATAGCAACCAGACAAGTTGCGAAATTACAAGCTGAGAATGATGTGAAGACCGCACAAAATATTGAG ATGAAAAATCAGCTTCAAGAAATGGCTAACCATCTTGCTGAAGCACAAAGTATGCTGCTTAAAttggaagaaagaaacgatgCTCAAGAACTCGAAATTTCTCGAGCGGATATGCTAAACAACAAATTTAACGAACAgttgaaagaacgtgaaacagcaatagaagacttaaataaattgttaGAGCATCAATCAGAAATTCAAAAAGTTACCTTAAATGAA GCAAGTCTGAAAATAGGAGAACTttctgataaaattaaatgtctTGAAGAAAAGGATAGCCAGATATCG AAACATAATGAATTACTCGAAGAAGAACAGAACAAATGGAGAAGTTTAGAAAAAACGATTATAGAAAagcttgaagaagaaaaatctcGCCGAGAAGCAGCTGAAGA TGAAGTGAAAAAGCTTTCCAAATATAACGAGCAACTTCTAAAAGATTATCAAGAAATCCATGAAAAATACGCTGAAGTTGTTGGTCATCATAATCACAGGCAAAGAATTAAACATGTATCTCAACTGAAAGATAAAATCAATCAACTCGAACAG GATTTATATGCGAAGACGAGGACAATAGAACAGCAGCACAAGATGATAGAAAAATTGAGAGCAGAAGAAAAACGTGCGCATAGTAAAGGAAAAGAGAACATGTTAGGAATTTCACAGAACACTTTTGCGACACCTATTCCTTCCCCACATAAACCACTGACGCCACTAAGGAATCGGAATGATTAG
- the LOC126867241 gene encoding myosin-9-like isoform X5, with product MFVIGTKYMFVHNDVPPPGAYDPKLDSKVKGFVIEKSERFHDNKSVASAECNVSVCTKNASNVAITFRTPQPPRKHNRDQTRSSSKVKSRGLITANDQKLKYDSEHQLADLQVECSNKDRTIQELEKHIEDMKEEVQKLELQLNELHKKQTEVEEQHRKDIEIMAKLQQEILNGYDEKHQTEVKRLRSQLLEVSEEKEREIEARKAMEGDLRNRIADFSKRIAALEYELADKKHTNVKRVQSLEIQIEELTIKLEEITVSHKYEVGLLEQEKAKLNSCVINLMEERDKLELKLQKRQNVVLELQGQLSALQCELDELKGEYEKVVENFSKKVGDLRYKYEEETNKLKLDFGKEKMILINENEFEMSRRIEIEAKVKDLDEENNFLRKELENIQNLSKDVNNRLREAHQELEDSHRKHTLILKKHQEELGDIIKLHDEEKYKLKKQLEDARLNYIKEIENLTVARDKEVSEVKEAAGKMIEEETKRIKQHADKLVTNAEAVTRETLAACRTECEERVKRVIADSDAKVSGSHINAMIREAKITVEEEMRLTAERYKACLARVEMERTALDEKLAIKDAEINRLSATLEELKNSAETQESFGQSLQIELDRAETELAEKKDELRALKDQIRAEAAEMVARRKRFEVIMAENQASVAALTKRLAQSNAEVERLQHELKRGEDCINEHRDLLSIMRNNSQIVHEQVHVLMDQLDAKKGLVDQLEAESLSELESLKSVFEAKIDDLKKIATRQVAKLQAENDVKTAQNIEMKNQLQEMANHLAEAQSMLLKLEERNDAQELEISRADMLNNKFNEQLKERETAIEDLNKLLEHQSEIQKVTLNEASLKIGELSDKIKCLEEKDSQISKHNELLEEEQNKWRSLEKTIIEKLEEEKSRREAAEDEVKKLSKYNEQLLKDYQEIHEKYAEVVGHHNHRQRIKHVSQLKDKINQLEQDLYAKTRTIEQQHKMIEKLRAEEKRAHSKGKENMLGISQNTFATPIPSPHKPLTPLRNRND from the exons atgtttgtaATAGGTACTAAATACATGTTTGTACATA ATGATGTACCTCCACCAGGGGCGTATGATCCAAAATTAGATAGTAAAGTAAAAGGTTTTGTTATTGAAAAGTCAGAGAGATTTCATGACAACAAAAGCGTTGCCAGTGCAGAGTGCAATGTATCAGTGTGCACTAAAAATGCAAGCAATGTGGCAATTACTTTTAGAACG cCACAACCACCACGAAAACACAATCGAGACCAAACAAGATCAAGTTCAAAAGTGAAGTCACGTGGGCTTATTACtgctaacgaccaaaaattgaaGTACGATTCCGAGCATCAACTTGCTGATCTTCAAGTAGAATGTTCCAACAAAGACAGGACGATACAAGAGCTTGAGAAGCACATTGAGGACATGAAGGAGGAAGTACAGAAATTAGAATTGCAACTCAACGagttacataaaaaacaaacagAAGTAGAGGAGCAACACCGAAAGGACATAGAAATAATG GCTAAATTGCaacaagaaattttaaatggtTACGATGAAAAGCATCAAACCGAAGTGAAGCGCCTTCGTTCTCAGCTTTTGGAAGTTTCAGAGGagaaagaacgcgaaattgAAGCAAGAAAAGCTATGGAAGGTGATCTTAGAAATCGTATCGCGGATTTCTCGAAAAGAATAGCAGCGTTAGAATATGAATTGGCAGATAAAAAACACACAAACGTGAAAAGA GTTCAATCTCTTGaaatacaaattgaagaactaacaataaaattagaagagaTAACAGTAAGTCACAAATATGAAGTTGGCTTGCTGGAACAAGAAAAGGCCAAACTTAATTCATgtgttattaatttaatggAGGAACGTGATAAGTTGGAGCTAAAGTTGCAAAAGCGACAAAATGTAGTTCTTGAACTACAAGGACAACTATCTGCCCTTCAATGTGAATTAGACGAACTAAAGGGTGAATATGAAAAAGTTGTTgaaaatttttcgaaaaaagTGGGTGATCTTAgatataaatatgaagaagaaactaataaattgaaactcgattttggaaaagaaaaaatgatcCTTATCAATGAAAACGAATTTGAAATGTCGCGTAGGATAGAAATTGAAGCTAAAGTAAAAGATCTtgacgaagaaaataattttttgagAAAAGAACTGGAAAACATTCAAAATCTTTCCAaagat GTTAATAATCGTTTACGTGAGGCGCATCAAGAATTAGAAGATTCACATAGAAAACACACTCTTATTTTGAAAAAACATCAGGAAGAATTAGgtgatataataaaacttcatgatgaagaaaaatataaactgaAAAAGCAATTGGAGGATGCAAGATTgaattatataaaagaaatagaaaat CTAACGGTAGCAAGAGACAAAGAAGTATCAGAAGTAAAAGAAGCTGCGGGCAAAATGatcgaagaagaaacgaaacgaattaaACAACATGCAGATAAATTAGTAACAAATGCAGAAGCTGTTACGAGAGAAACATTGGCAGCTTGCCGTACCGAATGTGAGGAAAGAGTAAAAAGAGTGATTGCTGATAGTGACGCGAAAGTAAGCGGGTCACAC ATAAATGCTATGATCAGAGAGGCAAAGATTACTGTGGAGGAAGAAATGCGACTTACCGCGGAAAGGTATAAAGCGTGTTTAGCGCGAGTAGAAATGGAACGAACGGCATTAGACGAAAAACTGGCGATTAAAGATGCTGAAATTAATAGACTTTCCGCGACTCTGGAAGAATTAAAGAACTCTGCAGAAACTCAG GAAAGTTTTGGCCAAAGCTTACAAATAGAATTAGATCGAGCAGAAACTGAACTAGCAGAAAAGAAAGATGAATTAAGAGCTCTAAAAGATCAAATCCGAGCAGAGGCAGCGGAAATGGTAGCTAGACGAAAGAG attCGAAGTTATAATGGCTGAAAATCAAGCATCAGTTGCTGCTTTAACTAAACGTTTGGCTCAAAGTAATGCTGAAGTGGAAAGATTACAGCATGAATTAAAACGTGGTGAAGATTGCATAAACGAACATCGTGATTTACTGAGTATTATGCGCAACAACTCTCAAATAGTACATGAACAGGTGCATGTTTTGATGGATCAATTAGACGCCAAAAAGGGATTGGTCGATCAACTCGAAGCTGAAAGTTTAAGCGAATTGGAATCATTAAAATCTGTATTCGAAGCTAAAATCGATGACTTAAAGAAAATAGCAACCAGACAAGTTGCGAAATTACAAGCTGAGAATGATGTGAAGACCGCACAAAATATTGAG ATGAAAAATCAGCTTCAAGAAATGGCTAACCATCTTGCTGAAGCACAAAGTATGCTGCTTAAAttggaagaaagaaacgatgCTCAAGAACTCGAAATTTCTCGAGCGGATATGCTAAACAACAAATTTAACGAACAgttgaaagaacgtgaaacagcaatagaagacttaaataaattgttaGAGCATCAATCAGAAATTCAAAAAGTTACCTTAAATGAA GCAAGTCTGAAAATAGGAGAACTttctgataaaattaaatgtctTGAAGAAAAGGATAGCCAGATATCG AAACATAATGAATTACTCGAAGAAGAACAGAACAAATGGAGAAGTTTAGAAAAAACGATTATAGAAAagcttgaagaagaaaaatctcGCCGAGAAGCAGCTGAAGA TGAAGTGAAAAAGCTTTCCAAATATAACGAGCAACTTCTAAAAGATTATCAAGAAATCCATGAAAAATACGCTGAAGTTGTTGGTCATCATAATCACAGGCAAAGAATTAAACATGTATCTCAACTGAAAGATAAAATCAATCAACTCGAACAG GATTTATATGCGAAGACGAGGACAATAGAACAGCAGCACAAGATGATAGAAAAATTGAGAGCAGAAGAAAAACGTGCGCATAGTAAAGGAAAAGAGAACATGTTAGGAATTTCACAGAACACTTTTGCGACACCTATTCCTTCCCCACATAAACCACTGACGCCACTAAGGAATCGGAATGATTAG